From the genome of Phlebotomus papatasi isolate M1 chromosome 2, Ppap_2.1, whole genome shotgun sequence:
AGTTATCTCAACTTCACAGTTTTTTTCTTCGTGTAAGAATTGCGCATTCTTTGTTCTTTGTCATTAGTAACATGCATACGCGcgaataaaaaatagatattcGAGAGAAACaaatcaattacgattacttTAACCATTTCATAACCGAATGGGAATTGGCACTGATATAGCCAAATAAGAGATgtcaagatctttccaaaaaatctaaaattaaccAAATAGGTTAAAAAATCGCGATTTTCCGGTCATATTTATGTTTGAACGAAGTGTTCGCCTAGACTACGTttaaaacatatctgaaaataaaagaaatcgatagaacagttttcgaaataaaccaaaagcaTAAGGAACAACAGGAAagaaaaacgtctggagataatgTTATATTGTGGGTCACCGaagaagaccggaagtcgatattttTTACGGTTTACGCTCCGgagcggtgacaagttgaaaaaaaaacggattatataactgctctctctttgagttcgcgCCGTAAAAGTTGTACACATAGCACAGGATCCTAAACATAAAAGCATCGTTTCGTAGAGTTATTAAATCAGATAATTCATATAATATCGACCGCGACAAAGCGTAACTTTCATTTACTGGTAAAAGCCAATTCATTTGGATTCCGATAAAGTGTTATCGTGAAAAGTGATTAACGCAATTCTAAAGAAACTTTCGGTAAATTACTGAACAGACTTCCTGCTGATAAATTGCAGAAAGATTTGATCAATCTCGTTTTGTATTTATGTTTAATgtctaaaatatttctcaaaaaattaatacGTGAACTCTTATCTTACTTTTGTATGTTAATTTTAGCGTATAAATATTCCGATGAGATTTTTTCATTCTTCTCAAATATTAGCAAACCACAGACTTAAGAatcttcaaataaaatttaagaatccaaattttgcactattatttACCTACGTAtagtcaacaaaaaatttttttttggaatcttaCAAGAGAATTTATAGACTTTAATAgagaattgaaataaaattctgtCTGAAGCTTTCAGTATTGACGGAAGTTCTTAGAAGagcaatttaagaaaaaacagAATAAGCCATATGCAATGATTCAGAAACCacatttttttatctaaatatttaattccgtaaattttaattgcaatgCATTCTCATGCttgaatgaattaaaaaaaagcaattaaaaaaacCGCATACCGTTGTAGAATTGAACTTATGTTCGGTTTAATTTGGGTAAGATTAATTTAAGAAGTTATAGGAGCTATGTCGGGTTATGAGTTAAATCTTCTTAAGGAATCACATagagagggaagtggggcacttttgaattggggcacttttgaattgagcTTTTCCTACTATTTTAAGTGGCAATAAATATTATTGTGATAAGATTTATGTCCACTAAACAattctagggggaagtgggacacctttgaaattgggagtttttgcctattttaaaataaaattgagccttatcgtaagataatttagctgcacaaacagatttaaaaactaaattaaattattatgatatggctcagtttcacttTAACATagggaaaaatcccaatttcaaaagtgcccaactttcaaagatgccccacttccccctaaggctTAATTTGGGGGAAGTGGTGCACCTTTCAAGGTGGGGCACCTCTGAAATcggaattttttcctgtttaaatagaactgacccatcataatgtaatttaacttcttTATCTTTATGCAActtaattatatcacgataaggctcaattttatttagaaataggtgaaaatctcaatttctaagctgtcccacattcaaaggtgtcccactggCCCCTACACTAAAATAAGcctcaattaattttaataataggagaaaaagggatggcaaagcgtcccagactttgcgaagtactcgaacttgtgacttagatgctatacctcaaaagtactgtCGTATCATTTAACGCTTCctggtactcaaccgatttgaatcgattcttAAAttactcaatagattccacaatatagtttaaagagtaataaaaattatattcgaagaaaaattacttatcggtaaataaccggttcattaccggttcacaaccgatttgaatcgacttataaatcactcagaatatttcccaaaatacatctgaggagtaatttaattgaatttcgtataaaaattatttatcggttatgaaccggttcagttttataggaaattccaagacctttccaacgagcccaaaacatgaccccattcgcttgataaatgcgctttctagtgtctttttaacctttgatcttgaaaaaggAAGTTTAGGAAATCTCGAAAGGAAGTGCCGGAAGGACACATATTTTCCCATAAGGTCTCCTTCTCAATTGGTTTGGAAGTTCTAAAAGCGGAATATTCCCCATATAATCCAGGTATCATGCGATGGAAAGATTGGAGGTGAGCAAGTGTTCTTTAGTGCATAGTCACTAAATCTGAACTGATAAGGGGGAATCACACTTACAGGTTGGCTGACCACACAAAACTTCATACTGCAATGAACTCTGCTCAGCGCCACCGTATGGGAAGTAGAGACATCCGTGTTGAGCATGGATTTTTCCTGGAGTAAGGCTACCCTCATGATGAGTTCGTCCAACATATAGGGGATGCCCATGGACAGTCTGACCTGCTCTTACGGCATTTGGTGGGACGTGTCCGTTGCCAGAATGAATCCAGGTGAAGCCAGTTCCAACCAGCACTTCGACGTGATGCTTGAGGATCTCCTGGCCATTGTGGCTGACATAGGCAGCCTGCTTGCTCGGGATCACCTTGGCTGGAAGTTGATCTCCTTCGTGGAATGTGCGTCCAACATAGATTGGGGAACTGTCTGAGTCAGTTCCGGCAAAGACAGCATTTGGCGGCATAGCGCCATAAACGGACGTTGGAACCCAGGTGAAATCTGCTAAAGAACATTACACAATGAATCCGCGGTAAATCAAGGTGGTTTTGCTGTTGAGTTGACCAGTTAGTGATTCAAAGACACTTATCAGTTTTCAATTATAGCACTGAAATCATTTTCTGATAAGTATGAGCTCTTTTCAGGGAAATTTCAGGGCGTTTACCAATAGTTCTGCACACTCGATatgataaaatgaaataaatgtatTACATAATATCGagaaaaaattatacaattaataaattttaatcacaattAAACAGAAACACAAATGCCTATCGTCATTTTGACGTCATTTTAAAAGACTAAtccaaaataaattgataaaaatcattCAGACACCTGATCTTTCGCACGAATTAcccaaaaaattctttaaaaataaatatcttatgATATTTATTGTACAAGTTGATACTATACTCACTCATTCTGTCTGATTTTTGCTCCACGAACTGAAACCAGTGAAATTCCAAAAGCAACTGATAGGAACACGGGTATGGCAATAAATTCAGCAGTTGTTATCTTTCATTTTGGTGGAATGTTCTAAGTCTTTATATGTAAGCTCGATTACTCATTACTTATCACGTTGATAAAACTTTCACTTACTTAATTTGGTTCGTCACAGGAATTATTGTTTATTCAATTATTCACACACTTTGGAAAATAAAGAGATTATaatgtactttattttatttattca
Proteins encoded in this window:
- the LOC129802563 gene encoding uncharacterized protein LOC129802563 isoform X2; the encoded protein is MNFTWVPTSVYGAMPPNAVFAGTDSDSSPIYVGRTFHEGDQLPAKVIPSKQAAYVSHNGQEILKHHVEVLVGTGFTWIHSGNGHVPPNAVRAGQTVHGHPLYVGRTHHEGSLTPGKIHAQHGCLYFPYGGAEQSSLQYEVLCGQPTSRWAPTSAHAGVPPDAVLGGHDSDGAPIYVGRAFHEGDQIPAKVIPSKQIAYVSYNGQEIPKHHFEVFCHTSVSWVSSGHGSVPPNAVRAGNTSTGEPLYVGRTFYQGSLTPGKIHPSHGSLYIPYGGAEIPFKNYEVLIEN
- the LOC129802563 gene encoding uncharacterized protein LOC129802563 isoform X1 — encoded protein: MTDFTWVPTSVYGAMPPNAVFAGTDSDSSPIYVGRTFHEGDQLPAKVIPSKQAAYVSHNGQEILKHHVEVLVGTGFTWIHSGNGHVPPNAVRAGQTVHGHPLYVGRTHHEGSLTPGKIHAQHGCLYFPYGGAEQSSLQYEVLCGQPTSRWAPTSAHAGVPPDAVLGGHDSDGAPIYVGRAFHEGDQIPAKVIPSKQIAYVSYNGQEIPKHHFEVFCHTSVSWVSSGHGSVPPNAVRAGNTSTGEPLYVGRTFYQGSLTPGKIHPSHGSLYIPYGGAEIPFKNYEVLIEN